The genomic interval atcatcactctctgGAGTGATGACGaacgtacatgcgcagttactatCGAGCTGAGTGACCACCTTTCTCTGATAGCTGCATTTTAGGCATCAACGCAATACATGTGTAAAATGATATCTATCTATTCCAtggatctaagaaagatatcggccgatatatcagtatcaggttttttttcttccagatatcggtatcggccccacaTATACCGtatcagtcgggccctaatTGAAATATCAGGTTTGGTGATGGataatttaaagacatttatacCATAACTATAATATActtgtcagaatcagaatacggttttattgccaaatacatttacacatacaaggaaatTGTCTTGGTGTATTGTCCGTATGTATTCAAATTTGTACATGTGTATGGTCTTAGCTCTAACTACATGATGGTGTACTGACACAGCTCTACAACACAACTGTATTATTCAACCTGAGCTTGCATGTAAAGAAGACACTGAAAactcatcttttttaaattagtctATGATGGGCACCTGAGGGGTTGAGCCGCAAACAATGTACTCTGTGATTCTGGTTCGactcctgctgtttttatcacccattttttaaagagaataaTCTAAATAGAAAAGTTTCCCAGACTGGAGAGAATTTCAGCCCAACACTGATGTAAGGACAAGGCCACCTTCCACTGATGAGGAGAATCCGCTGTGTGTGGCTGTTTGGATCGTAATAGTTAGCCCACCAGGATTAACGCAGAGATATAAAgttctctcttctgtttgtgcTAGCTAAACAAATGTTAGAGCAGCTAGGAGCGCGCTCAACAACTCGTCTTTTCGATGTTACTCCTTGATGAGACGATGGTTCAGACTGCCatgtttaattcattcatttattgtaTTGGCCTCTTAATTTGCTTATTATCCTTAGTTTTTAACATTCAGGTGAAAACAttgaagtttattaaaaaatattttttttcataaatgtcCCCCTGTTCCCCAAAATGTCTCGTGGGTTGGATGAAACCTGATGGCGGCCTGGATTCGGGCTGCGGGCCATAAGTTTGACACCCTGATAGATAttgttcttttgttgttgtcactTAACCTTTTTCTGTCAGAAACTGGATGAACCTTCGAGATGCAGAGACGGGTAAAGTCCTTTGGCAGGGCACTGAGGACCTCTCGGTACCTGGTGTAGAACACGAAGGTACATTCAACATTTCACTTTagacacacattcatttttagcATCTCTTTCATGGGAAATAGACTGGAGATGGtctatttcttttctagtcttctgactcctcaaataACTTTTATTCAAGTTTAAGTGTCCAAgcacacatcggacatgttcctgcaggagctggggatcaaaccctcgaccttctggttgagagacgacgactctaccactgagccacagccgcccccgaGTCATAGTCTTACCCATCATTCCTTTCAATTAGAAAAACATCATGCATGCTCCTCAGTAGTTGATATCTGTGGATGTAATGAATCTACATAGAGCTTGTCAAATACAAATAGAGGGCCATATGAGAgccttgtccaaggacacatggtacatgtgtctgcaggagctgaggagccctcctgttgagagatgaccgactctaccactgagccacagccgccccagttACTAACTAAAACTCTCATTTGTAGAGAAAAATCTAGTTTTGCTGCTGTGTCTGAGAGGAGGATCAGACATTTCTGATGACTTTGATACAGCACGTCAGTGTGTGTTCAACCTGCTGCTAGTTAGAGAACTcttgaggaaacaaagaaagttACAGACTATTAAAGTAAACTGACTACATGTACATATTTTCTATCTCTGCAGCCCGCGTCCCGAAGAAGATCCTGAAGTGTAAAGCGGTGTCTAGAGAATTGAACTTTTCCTCATCAGAGAAACTGGAGAAGTTCCGACTGGAGCAAAAAGTTTTCTTCAAAGGACAGTGTCTAGAAGGTAACAATCAGTCAATGGGTTAAAGGCACTGTGTGACCCTTTTAGCACCACGTGTTGTACAGCCTGATTCTATTGTTATCTAATGGAGTGTCTATTTCCCTCCCTGTCGCTCTCTGGGCTCTACAAGGCACTCTTTGTTCACTCAACAGAGCTGGTTAGCTTGCTGCACAAAGACATGAGGATGTATAAATAATATCCACAGCTTTGTTTGTCTCACAGTgagctgtttgttgtgtttctccaCCTTCTTTACAAAAGCCCTACATGTCATACTGTTTGCAAGGTGAAACTGAcattcacagagcaaagaatgaaatattgaagagatgcagtgtggacagccagcGGGCGATAATGTGCCATGTGACAGGATATATAAGGCTCTGGTGGTTTGGTTTGTTCTCTAAGATTCTTAAAGCTGTTTATTTCAAGTTCTTGACATGACCTGCAAGAGGTGAAACTACGTGTTACCGTGTGGTATGGGCTTTGTCTTGTCGTTTGTAACTGTTAGATGTGCGGTCTGAATTACTGATGTGATTTTCTGTTCCTGTGTTTGGAGTGCTGTCCCCGGGGCGCTGCGGCACAGAGAGCCTCAGGAGTCCACACGAGCCACACCTCCgcaacacaacatgtttatgatTCTAGTTtccagcagagagggaggagtcaATAAAACAGCACATTATTTATGTTCTATATATAGACTAACACACACTTCTTCTGCCTCTCGTTCCAGAATGGTTCTTTGAGTTTGGTTTCGTTATCCCAAACTCCACCAACACATGGCAGTCTCTGATAGAAGCCGCCCCAGAGTCCCAAATGATGCCCGCCAATGTTTTAACGTGAGTCTCTACTCGGATCATTTAGACTTTTATGTGTCATGTTTCTGAACTGAACACTTTACACCAGTGATTACATTTACCCAAAATGTCCAAATCAGGTTAGAGACATCTAATGGTCCGAAGAGCAGACCCCAGCTgcttatttattaaataatcaTTAATAAAAACTCTTTCAGTGAACCTTAATGTACCAGATTTACAGTTAAATGTGAGAAATGATAACAGGAAAGGATCATATTTTCAAGAACTATTACACTACACTTTTTTACACATCTTTCACCT from Labrus mixtus chromosome 3, fLabMix1.1, whole genome shotgun sequence carries:
- the pde6d gene encoding retinal rod rhodopsin-sensitive cGMP 3',5'-cyclic phosphodiesterase subunit delta, with the translated sequence MSSDEDRAKEILRGFKLNWMNLRDAETGKVLWQGTEDLSVPGVEHEARVPKKILKCKAVSRELNFSSSEKLEKFRLEQKVFFKGQCLEEWFFEFGFVIPNSTNTWQSLIEAAPESQMMPANVLTGNVIIETKFFDDDLHVSTSRVRLFYV